The genomic interval TATCTGCATAACGCGCCCGGACCCACCATTACGTGCCCTCAGCTCGAAAGAAGCGATCGCTATCCGGAGGCAAATGCTTCCAGCGCGGATGAGATTGCATTGAATCTGCCACCGAGCGCCGAATTCTTCCTCCGAGACAGATCCCCGGCGAATTACCCGCGCTCGCGTAGGCCCGCCAGCAAGGCAGTCCTTCCGTTTGTGAGACGAACGAACGCAACTTGCTGATATCGATAGCGGAGTGTGCGGACGTCACCGTTGCGTCTCCTCCGCCCAGGAGGCCGCAAGATGGGCCACAGCCATGAACCCGTGCGGCGGCGACTTGTGGCCCACGAATACTCTTACGTCGCCCGGAACCGTGGCGCGATCGTCATACACGCCGAAGTCGCCGCCGGGCCTTGCTTGCGCGACCAGTTCTTTGACTTGTTTCCCTAAGACGCTTGATGGTTCAACGAGTTGCAGGCCGGCAAGCCGGTGTTCGACGTCACCGTTGCAGACGAAAATCTGCGGGACGAGATGTTTACCGCCATCATCGCTAATCACCGTGATTGCGGCGAACCGCGCGATCCGGTCGCCTTGCATGGCGGAGGCTACCCGATCCAGATAGCCAAGCGCCAATTCAATCAACAGCAGATTCTCGTCACCGTATCGCTTCAAGAAGTCAACCTGCCGATAGCGCGAATAGAGAGGCGTCTCATCGAAATACGCAGGATCCGCGAAAGCTGAGAGGTCGTCCAGGAGGTGCTGCTCGCGCAGTACCGATTCAAATTGCGTTCTCATCGGCGACGAAATCATACCTTCCAACCTGCTGCTCGTAGGAACTCTCTCTGTTTCTTCGTCAGGCCGTTTTTGTGCTTCCAAGTTCCATCTTGATTGACTGCCGGACTGCCTTTACCTGGACCCAGGTGAGCGTGCCACTGCTCGCCCGTGATCTTCGGGCGGTCGATCCGGTCGATGCCTCTTGGCCCTTGTCCTCTGCGAACTATCTCGGCGGCCTCCTTGGGTGTCATCCTAATGGTTGAACAAAAACTCTCGGCTGCTCAACACGCTCCAGTAAAGGTCTTCCACGACCTGCCGCTTGTCCTGGCCCGGTTCGGCCAACACGCCGAGCACTCGCGACTTCTCGTCGTCGGTCGGCGGCCGCGATAGGGCGCTGAGATAAAGCTCCTCGATCAACTTGTCGTCCGCCGTGTTGGCGGCCAAAAGCTGCTCGATGCGATTGCCTTTTGCCTGCAGCTTGTCGTTCAGCGAGTTGCCGTTGGAGATGTGCAACACCTGCACCATCGTCGGCTCGGACGTCCGTTCGCACTCGCATGTGATCACCCGCTCGGGACGTCCGAACGTCCGCAGGAAATACGAGTTGACGTTCGCGTCGGGCAATTGCATCGCCCGCCAACCGAGCGGATAGTCGCCGAACTGCGTCGGCGCGCCGGTCACCTGCGACATGGCGTCGAGCAACACCTCGGCCATCAACCGCCGCGGGTAATAGCGAGAGTAAAAGCGGCCATCGGCTTTGTTCTCGGCCAGCGGTTGGCTGCTGCGCTGATAAGTCTTCGATTGCAGCACCGCCCGCATCAGCGATTTCAGGTCGAAATGATGGTCGACCAGGAACTTCGCCGCCGCGTTCAACAGTTCTTCGTTGCTGGCCGGATTCGTGAGCCGCATATCGTCGACCATCTCCACCAGGCCGACGCCGAAAAAGTTCGCCCATACGCGATTGGCGATCGCCCGGCTGAAGTACGGATTGTCGGGCGAAGTCAGCCAGCGGGCCAGGTGCTGCCGCCGGTCGTCGGGCGAGTCGATGGCCAGCGGCTCCCCGTCGAGCGGAGTCGGCGGCTGCGGTTTGCCGGTGAGCGGTTGGAGCAGGTCGCCGTCGGTCGCGGCGAAAACGATCGTGTTGCCTTCGCCGGGCGAGGCCTTGAGCTTCACGCGGGCATAAAGGTTCGCCATCGCGTAATACTGGTTGTTCGTCCATTTCTCCAGCGGATGGTTGTGGCAGCGGGCACAATTCACCGACATGCCCAGGAAGGCCACCGTCGTCGTCTCGGTCACGTCCGGAGCGTCCTGGTGCAACACGAAGAAGTTCGTGGCCCCGTTCTCCAGCGTGCTTCCCTTGGCGGTCACCACCTGCCGGGCGAACTCGTCCCACGGAGTATTCGCCTCGACCTGATTGCGAATCCAGGTGTAGTACGCCCACATCGCCGGCGGACGGAGCTTTTCGCTATTGACCAGCAACAGGTCCGACCATTTGTAGGCCCAGTAATCGATGAACTCCGGCCGCTGCAAGAGCGACTCGATAAGCTTGTCGCGCTTGTCAGCCGACGCGTCGTTCGAAAAGGCCCGACTTTCCTCGGCGGTGGGCAGCACGCCGATGGTATCGAGATAGGCCCGCCGCAAAAACTCGCGATCGCCGGCGGGCGGCGAAGGTGGAATACTGAGACTGGCCAGTTTCGCCAGCACCAACTCGTCGATGAAATTGCGCCGCTCGGCTTTGGCAAACACTTCGGCCGCAACGGGCGTGGGATAGGGCGAGCTGATCGTGGCGGTGACGACGCGGCTCAGATACCAGGCGGTGATCGCCCCCTCGCCGTAGCCCATGACCTTGACCTGACCGAGTTCGCCGACCTGGGCCACCGACTCGTTGGTCGACGTGAACTTCGCCCAGCGGGTGACGTCTTCCGTGTGACCGTCGTTGAAGTGCGCCAGCACGACAAGCTGTTGCTTCATCTCGGGCTTCAGCACCGAGGAGGCGGGCAAGATTTCCAATCGCACGAGCCGCGGATCGTCAGGCGTGGGCGGCGGCGTGCCGGCGGCGATCCAATCGGCCAGCACGCGATATTCCAGCGAATTGACGCGGAACCGCAGGCCGCCTTTGTGCGGCACGGCGCCGGTCGGCTTGGTGAGGATCAGGCTGCGGCCCGGATCGCTGGGCACGATGCGTCGGCCGCGCGCCTGGCGCGTGATCGTGTTGAAGTCGCCTTCGGGGTCATAGCCACGCAACGAGAGTTTGAAGCCGTTCTTGCCCGCCTGTGCTCCATGGCACGCTCCCGAGCTACAGCCAGCCTTGGCCAACACGCTTTCGACATGGTTGCGAAAGCTCCAACGGAACGGCTTTTCCATATCGCTGACGGTCACCGCGGCCGTCGCCGACCGCTCGCCGACTTTGGCGGTGATCGTCGCTTGCCCGTTTCCCATCGGCCGGGCCACGCCGTCGTCGATCGTCACAACCTGCGGATTGCTCGACTCGAACGTCACACCATCGGCAACTTGCCCGACGAACTGGCCGCCACGAGATTCCTCGACCAGCAGCGCTTGATACGCCTGCGAGCCGGAGAGCTTGACGTTGCCCGGCAGCAACACCAGCGCCTCGTCCGCGCGTAGGGTGGGCACCGCCCACCAAGAACTGACAATCAATGCGGACATTACCGCCAGTGCTTGGAACGGAACGTTGCTTAAGATGGGCATTGTGTCGATTCTCGCCCCTGGTTCACGAAACCACTGTGCCGTTCTCCTCATGAAGTTCCCTCAACTGTTCCCAAAACGAAACCTCGGACTTGATCTCTTGCTCGTGCTTCGACCGTCTCGGGTACTTGTCGCCGTGACAGATCCAACACTGCGGATTGCCGCAGTCATAAGCGTCCGTTTTGCGAAAACGGCCAACCTGTTCGTCGCATTCACATTCAACAACGTAAGCCGACACCCCGACGCGGTTGCGGTATTGGTTGCTTTCGACGTGGATGCGACGATGCTTCTTCCATTCACGATAAGCGACCTTGCGGTCTTCGTGCCAACGCTTCATCAGGACCTCCGTAATGAACAAAGGGCAACAGCCTGATGAAGCCGGTGTGGATAGAAAGTGTCATGTTCTCCTCCATTATTTAGCTTTGCGTCTCATGGCCTTTGGCGAGAAGCATCTTGGCAAACTGGACCTTAAGGTCATTGAACTGGCCCCTTGGCTGTGGTTCGCGCAGCGAATACTGATGACGCAGAACTTTCGACACGGCACACCTCGCCGCAGTCCATCCGCAAGTGCATACCGTGCCGCTGCGCTAGAGGCGACGTAAGGTGATAGAACGCGAACGGGTTGAAATTTGGCTCAGGGTCTGAAGCCCGATCGTGGCGTTGCAATGCAGCTAAATCCTCGTTCAGCCTCTTCTTCCATTCGTCCGCCGTCAGAGCGGTTTGCCGCTCCCACGCCGCACGGATCGCGTTGACGTCCCACGCCGGGTGCCGGTGAATGGGAATGATCCAGCCTTCGAGCACCACCGGCTCGCCGAAGTAATAGTTCCAGGCGACCTCGATGGCCGAGTCAAGCGAATCAGTGGGATGCCGCACAGCGTAGGGGTTGATGCCACCAAAGATTGCCGGTGGATCGTTGCGAAACTGCCATTGCCCATCAACGTTCTCGACAAAGCTTGGATCGGCGATCAAGACGTCCTCTCCCTGGCGCCCATCGCATGGGTAGCAAATGACGTTGATTTGCTGCCCGTTGACGGAAATGCTTTCCGCCTTCGTGTCGTTCGAAAGGTGCCCCAGGAAGAGCAGTGTTTCCTGCAAAACCAGAGCAAACATTCCGACGTCGCGGAACATTTTTTCGGCGTCTTCAAGCGTCGAGACTGCGGTTGCCATTTTTGTTATGCCCTATTTTGCCAAGGTCACGATCGCGCCAACCCTCATGACGGCGGAACCGGCCGCCTCAGCAAACTCTTCCCAAGGCGGCACGTGCCGCGTTCCCGTGGCTGGGTCGCGCAGCGACACAACGAACTCTCCGCTGCCACGTATTCGCTGAAAAACTTTGTCCACCACGACCGCATGCCCTAGGCCGTCCGCATCCAAAAAAACGGGTACAATTGCCGGGTGCCGCGGACCCACCTCGTCAACCATCGCCATCAAAAACGCCTGCTCGGCGAACTGGGGCACCGGATTGGTCAAACCATTAGCGTAGGTCTCCCTCACTGAAAAACCTAGCCGAATCGCCGCACCGATGGTCATCGACGCGTCGTCGAGAGTCATCTTAATCCGTCCAATAGTAAGGCCTTTGCTTGCGACGCTCAACTCGCTCAAGGCGGAACTCAGCATCTCGGCGGCCTTTCCCTCAATTCTAACATTCTTGGCCCGCAGCACCATTTCGGCGCATGCCACCCCACAACTGTTTCCGGTGGGCTGCTTGCTTGACCGTGGATGGCGAACGGGCCAGCGCGCCAGAAAAGACTTGGGCCGTCGTTAGAACAACTCCTTGATTTCATGCTTGCCGAAATCGACCAGCGGGAAGGGCCGCGACTGCGGGCCGGGAAGCTTGGTTTCCAGGTCGAGACCGAGGCTGCGATAGATCGTGGCGACGATCTCGGCCGGCTCGACGGGCCGCTCGGCCGGCACGCCGCCGATCGGATCGCTGCGGCCCACCACCCGCCCGCCTTGCACGCCGCCGCCCGCGAAATAGCAGGTCCAAACCTGCGGCCAGTGGTCGCGGCCGCCCGCTGGGTTCACGCGCGGCGTGCGGCCGAACTCCGCCAGATTGCAAACCAGCGTATTGCCCAGCATGCCGCGCGCCGTCAGGTCTTCCAGCAAGGCGGAGTATGCCTGGTCGTACATCGGGGCCACGATGTCGCGCATGCCTTCGATCGACGTGAAGGGCTTCGAGCCGTGAATGTCCCAGGTGATTTCGTCGAACACCGTGATGAACGTGTTGACGGTCACGAACCGCACGCCGGCCTCGATCAGCCGCCGAGCCAACAGGCAGCTTTGACCGAACCGCGTCATGCCGTAACGCTCGCGCACCTGTGGCGGCTCCTTCGAGAGATCGAAGGCCTCACGGGCCTGCGTGCTGGTCATCAAGCGGAAGGCCGCCTGAAAATTGCTGTCGAGAAGCTGGGCGCTGTCGCTGGCTTCGAAGTTTTTGACCTGATCGTCGACGATGCTCCGCAAGCGGCGGCGGCGATCGAGCCGGGCCTCGCCGATCTGTGCCGGCGGCAGCAGGTCGGGCACCTTGAAGTTCGGCTGCGAAGGATCGGCCATCAGGGCGAACGGGTCGTGCGCCTTGCCCAGAAAGCCGGCGTCTTGCCCGTGCGGCATGTTGCCACCGGTGCGGCCCATCGGTTCGGGCAAAATCACATGCGCCGGCAGGTCGCTTTTGCGTCCGCGGAGATAGCTGAGCACGCAACCGGCGTGCGGCGTGTTGATGCCGCCGGTAAACAGCCGGCCGGTCTGCATCATCTGGTGGCCGGTGTCGTGAACGGCGGCGGCGGTGTGGAAGCAGCTTCGCACCAGCGAGAACTTGTCGGCATGCTGGGCCATCCGCGGAAAGATTTCCGTGATCTCGATGGCCGGCGCGTTGGTCTTGATCGGTTTGAAGGGACCGCGAATTTCGGCCGGTGCGTCGGGCTTCGGATCCCAGGTGTCGATCTGGCTCGGAGCGCCGAGGTTGAAGATCATGATTACCGAGCGGTCGTCGTGGCCCGGCGCCACCTTGCCCTGGGCCTCGGCGGCCACCAGGTCGGCCAGCGACAGTCCGAGGGCGCCCAGCGTGCCCGCTTGCAGAAAGTCGCGGCGCGTCAGGCCGTCGCAGGTCTGTGTGGATCCCTTGCCGGTGAGTTGGAGCATGCGGTGAACCTCCGTTTTTTGGCCGGTCGCCGGTGCCGGGCGACCTCAGAGATTGATGCTAGCAGCGGCGGGACGTAAGATCAACGGTGCGGGAGGGTTGCGAGTTTGGTGGGGTAAAGCTTCGCCGAACTCGGTACGCGGACCCCGTACACCAACCCGAAGCGCCAGCGAGGAACGTGAAAAGGCGGCAAAACCTCGCTTGCGCTTCGGGTTAGTGTGAAAATGGGAACGGGTTCGGCGAAGCTTTACTTGGTGGGGGGGCGCGGTTTTCAGAGAGACGGTCCATGGTCCGACTAACGATTGATCTGCCCGAAGGGGCACTTGCCGGCTTGGGCAAAGAGCCAACGGCCTTTGCGGCGGAGATGCGCCTGACGGCGGCGGTGAAATGGTACGAGATTCGATTGATTTCTCAAGGTCGTGCTGCCGAAATCGCCGGCCTCTCGCGTCGCGAGTTCCTGGACCAGCTCGCGCGGTTTAATGTCTCGCCATTTCAGTATGGAGCCGAGGAAATCGTCGCGGAGTCGCGCGGGTGAGCGAGATCTGGATTGTCAATGCATCGCCGTTGATCGTGTTGGCCGCGGCAACTGGGCGTCGACCAGGAACCTCATGAGTCGACGCGCTGCAACCGCTTGGTTTGCGCGAGCCTGGCCGCAAAGGCCAGAACCGCAAGGAGATCGTCGCGCTCAAGATCGGGGTAATCGCTCAGCAGTTCCTCGAACGTCATCCCAGAGCTAAGCAGCTCCAAGAGCATTTCGACCGCATATCGCAGTCCGCGGACGCACGGCTTGCCATGGCAAACGGCCGGATCGAGCGTGATTCGTGAGAGCAACGTATTCATGGCGATTTCCCATTCAGTCGAGCTAAGGTTATTCGATCCGGCGATCGCCGCGCCGAGCAGCGGTCCTCCGCCGAGGCGACTTACAGCCTGCGATGTACCTCGAAAAAACGGGGCAGCGCGCGGGTATAGCCACAAAGATTGATGCTAGCGGCGGCGGGACGTAAGATCAACGGTGAGGGAGAGTTGGGGGCGCTTCAATAGGAATGAGGCGGATATGTCTGTCGCTGCTCAACCCAATCCTAACTCCTCGTCCAAAACAGGCCTGCTGTCGCCGGGCGCAGGGCTGCTATCGATCGCCCTTGGCTGGTCGCTGGTAGTCGCCTTCGTGGGCGGACTGGCGTGCGGCTGGTGCATCAGCCATTTCGGCGAATTCGGCGCCCTGTCGCTGGCCGCCTGCGGCGCTCTGGCCGGCTACGTGTCGCACAAGATCACGCGGGGGCCAAGCAAAATCGCCGGCGTCAGCCAGGTGATCGGCACCTGCCTGGCATTCTTCATCGCCGAGACATGCTGGCTACACTGGAACACACGCAACGGCGAGCCAGACTGGTGGGCGGCGATCGGCGTTTGGCCGCTCTTTATTCGCGAATATCAACTGTCGGCCTTGATCGCTTCCGCCTGCACCGCTTATGGCGCTTGGTGCGCCTATGGTTACGCGACCAGCCTAGACTCTCGGCCAACACAACCCACGGCATCCACCACCCCATTGCCATGACCACTCGCCGGCAGATCCTGCGCTGGGGCTCTCTCGGGCTCGTCGGCCTCAATCTGGTCGAACTGCTGCGCGCCAGCGCCCCCGGCGCCGCAAATCGGCGGCCGGCAAAATCGTGCATCCTGTTCTTTTTGGAAGGCGGTCCGGCGCATCAAGACCTGTGGGATATGAAGCCCAACGCCCCGGCCGAGGTGCGCGGCGAGTTCGAACCGATCGCCACCTCTGTGCCCGGCATCCACGTGTGCGAACATCTGCCGTTGCTCTCGCAGCAGATGCACCATGTTGCGCTGGTGCGCTCGGTGCATCACGCGGTGGTCGATCATAACGCCGGCAGCTACTACGCCCTCACAGGCCGCTCGCCCGTCAAAGGCGGTCAGCTCATCATTCGCGACGAGCCCGACAACTTTCCGCCATTCGGAGCGGTGCTGTCGCGGCTACTGCCGGTCGAGCGGCGGCTGCCGGCATTCGTCCATCTGCCGGAGATCATGTCGAACAACGGCTACGACCTGCCGGGACAACGGGCCGGCTTTCTCGGCGCCGCCTTTGATCCCCTGGTGACCGGCGACGCCAGCGTGTCGGGCTTTCAGGTTCCCGGTCTCGGACTGCCCGCCGAAGTGCCCATCGAACGGCTCGATGGCCGGCACCGCTTGCTGAGATTGTTGGATGAACGGCTGGGCCGGCTGGCTGACGACGCGCCGCTCGACGATATGGACACCCATTATCGCCAAGCCTTCCAGCTTTTGACTTCGTCGGAGGCCCGCCGGGCATTCGACCTGTCGGGCGAGTCCGACTCGCTCCGCCGCCGTTACGGTTTGCCCGACCGGACCGATCGTTCGCGCGAAGCCCGGCAGTTTGGCGGCCTGCCGCACCTGGGGCAGTGCCTGCTGCTGGCCCGCCGCCTGGTCGAAGCCGGCGTGCGGCTGGTAACGGTGGGCACCGGCCGGCGGTTCGATCAATCGTGGGACACCCACCGGCAGCACTTTCCGCTCTTGAAGCGGTCGCTGTTGCCGTATTTCGATCGGGCCTTCTCGGCGTTGCTGGAAGATCTTGACGCACGCGGCCTGCTGGCCGAGACGCTGGTCGTGGCGATGGGTGAATTCGGCCGCACGCCGAAACTCGGCCAGATCACCAGCGGCGCGGGGGCCGACGCCGCCGGCCGCGACCATTGGCCGCACTGCTACACGGTGCTGTTTGCCGGCGGGGGCGTCCGCGGCGGCACTGTCTATGGTCAATCCGATCGCTGGGCTGCCTATCCTGCCCATGACCCGGTGACTCCCGACGACGTCGCCGCCACCCTTTATCGCGCCATGGGAATCGACGCCGAAACGCGGATCGTCGACCCGTTGGGCCGGCCGCAGTCGATCGCCCTCGGGCAACCGATCAACGAAATTTTCGCGTCTCAGCCCCCAACCGCTCGAAAAGCACCCAAATGAGCGCCACCGCCAGGACGGCGGCTACGATATGGTTCGTGCCCAGTGGATCGTGAGCCAACCAACGCTGAAAGAAATGGAAAAAATTCACGGGCTTACCCCTTCCTACCACAAGCCTATCAGCGCGCCGGCGGCGATGACGCTAAACGAGCGGCAGGGGAGCGAGATCGGCCGCCGAAGGGGGCCGACTTTAGCAATTGGCGGCAAAATGCGGCCTAGTCCCGCTCAAAAAAGGCCACTTTCACGCGTCCCTGGTAGGAACGCCGCAACGAGATCATGTTCGTGCGAATGACCGGGGAGGGCACGCCCGCCCCGCGGTCGATCTGCCATTTCTTGTCGGTCAGGTCGGCGGCCGGCGAAGCGGTGGGCGGAATCTTGGTTTCGGTGGGAACCAACTCTTGAGTTGTCGTTTCCAGTGGGCGTTGCATCTTGATACAGGAAAGCGGGAGAATCGAGGGTCGCGGGAGTCGCTGCTCGCGTACAGATTATTTCGGCAGAAGACGCGCCCCGAGGTGAAGCGCGCCAGCCCAATTCACCTACTTTTCGAAAAATTAAGCCAGCCACTAGCCACGCTCTACGCGCCGCGGCACAATGGCCCTCATGCGCACCGAGCAGCAATTTGAGACCGCGCGGCAGTACCTGGCGGGCGGAGTGTCGGCGTCGATCCGGGTCAATCGGGCATTGGGACGGCCGATGTATTTCGACCGGGCCGAGGGGTGCCGACTGTGGGACCTCGACGGCCGCGACTACCTCGATTTATGCACCAGCCACGGCGCCACGCTCCTGGGCCACGGCGACCCGCAGGTCAGGGCCGCCGTCGATGCCGTCTTGGCGCGCGGAGCGGCGTGCTCCTATGAAAACGAGTTGCACGCCGAACTGGCCCGCCTGATTTGTGAAACGGTGCCTTGCTGCCAGCGCGTGCGATTCACCGGTTCGGGCACCGAGGCCACGATGCACTGCATCCGGCTGGCGCGGGCTTTTACCGGCCGGCCCAAGCTGTTGAAGTTCGAAGGCAACTTTCACGGCTACCACGACCAGGTGATGTTCGCCCTGGGCACGCCCGCCGATCGGCTCGGCCCGGAAGAGGCGCCGACCGCGTTTCCCGCCTCAACGGGCATCACGCACGGCATCGAAGAACAACTCGTGCTCGCCCCTTACAACCGGCCGGAATTGCTGGAACGGATTATCCGGCGGCACGCCCACGAGTTGGCCGCCGTGATCTGCGAACCGGTGTGGTACAACGCGGGCTGCATCGTCCCCACAGCCGACTTTGTGGCCGCCCTGCGCGGTTTGACCCGCCAGCACGGCATTCTCTTGATTTTCGACGAGGTGCTCAGTTCGTTCCGCATGGCCGCGGGCGGGGCACAGGAATATCTGGGCGTGACGCCCGACCTGTGTACCTTGGGCAAGGCGGTGGGCGGCGGTTTTCCGCTCAGCGCCTTCGGCGGCCGCCGCGACATCATGGACCGGCTGATGCCGCAAGGCGACTGCCAGCACAGCGGCACCTACAGCGGGCATCCCGTGCCGGTGGCCGCCGGCCTGGCTGCGCTGGCCCGCTACCGCGAAGCCGGCTTTTACGTTCACATCCACGCCCTCGGCAAACGGCTC from Pirellulales bacterium carries:
- a CDS encoding DUF1549 domain-containing protein — its product is MSALIVSSWWAVPTLRADEALVLLPGNVKLSGSQAYQALLVEESRGGQFVGQVADGVTFESSNPQVVTIDDGVARPMGNGQATITAKVGERSATAAVTVSDMEKPFRWSFRNHVESVLAKAGCSSGACHGAQAGKNGFKLSLRGYDPEGDFNTITRQARGRRIVPSDPGRSLILTKPTGAVPHKGGLRFRVNSLEYRVLADWIAAGTPPPTPDDPRLVRLEILPASSVLKPEMKQQLVVLAHFNDGHTEDVTRWAKFTSTNESVAQVGELGQVKVMGYGEGAITAWYLSRVVTATISSPYPTPVAAEVFAKAERRNFIDELVLAKLASLSIPPSPPAGDREFLRRAYLDTIGVLPTAEESRAFSNDASADKRDKLIESLLQRPEFIDYWAYKWSDLLLVNSEKLRPPAMWAYYTWIRNQVEANTPWDEFARQVVTAKGSTLENGATNFFVLHQDAPDVTETTTVAFLGMSVNCARCHNHPLEKWTNNQYYAMANLYARVKLKASPGEGNTIVFAATDGDLLQPLTGKPQPPTPLDGEPLAIDSPDDRRQHLARWLTSPDNPYFSRAIANRVWANFFGVGLVEMVDDMRLTNPASNEELLNAAAKFLVDHHFDLKSLMRAVLQSKTYQRSSQPLAENKADGRFYSRYYPRRLMAEVLLDAMSQVTGAPTQFGDYPLGWRAMQLPDANVNSYFLRTFGRPERVITCECERTSEPTMVQVLHISNGNSLNDKLQAKGNRIEQLLAANTADDKLIEELYLSALSRPPTDDEKSRVLGVLAEPGQDKRQVVEDLYWSVLSSREFLFNH
- a CDS encoding DUF1501 domain-containing protein, whose product is MLQLTGKGSTQTCDGLTRRDFLQAGTLGALGLSLADLVAAEAQGKVAPGHDDRSVIMIFNLGAPSQIDTWDPKPDAPAEIRGPFKPIKTNAPAIEITEIFPRMAQHADKFSLVRSCFHTAAAVHDTGHQMMQTGRLFTGGINTPHAGCVLSYLRGRKSDLPAHVILPEPMGRTGGNMPHGQDAGFLGKAHDPFALMADPSQPNFKVPDLLPPAQIGEARLDRRRRLRSIVDDQVKNFEASDSAQLLDSNFQAAFRLMTSTQAREAFDLSKEPPQVRERYGMTRFGQSCLLARRLIEAGVRFVTVNTFITVFDEITWDIHGSKPFTSIEGMRDIVAPMYDQAYSALLEDLTARGMLGNTLVCNLAEFGRTPRVNPAGGRDHWPQVWTCYFAGGGVQGGRVVGRSDPIGGVPAERPVEPAEIVATIYRSLGLDLETKLPGPQSRPFPLVDFGKHEIKELF
- a CDS encoding UPF0175 family protein, whose protein sequence is MVRLTIDLPEGALAGLGKEPTAFAAEMRLTAAVKWYEIRLISQGRAAEIAGLSRREFLDQLARFNVSPFQYGAEEIVAESRG
- a CDS encoding Imm15 family immunity protein; the encoded protein is MRTQFESVLREQHLLDDLSAFADPAYFDETPLYSRYRQVDFLKRYGDENLLLIELALGYLDRVASAMQGDRIARFAAITVISDDGGKHLVPQIFVCNGDVEHRLAGLQLVEPSSVLGKQVKELVAQARPGGDFGVYDDRATVPGDVRVFVGHKSPPHGFMAVAHLAASWAEETQR
- a CDS encoding DUF433 domain-containing protein, with amino-acid sequence MNTLLSRITLDPAVCHGKPCVRGLRYAVEMLLELLSSGMTFEELLSDYPDLERDDLLAVLAFAARLAQTKRLQRVDS
- a CDS encoding DUF1501 domain-containing protein — encoded protein: MTTRRQILRWGSLGLVGLNLVELLRASAPGAANRRPAKSCILFFLEGGPAHQDLWDMKPNAPAEVRGEFEPIATSVPGIHVCEHLPLLSQQMHHVALVRSVHHAVVDHNAGSYYALTGRSPVKGGQLIIRDEPDNFPPFGAVLSRLLPVERRLPAFVHLPEIMSNNGYDLPGQRAGFLGAAFDPLVTGDASVSGFQVPGLGLPAEVPIERLDGRHRLLRLLDERLGRLADDAPLDDMDTHYRQAFQLLTSSEARRAFDLSGESDSLRRRYGLPDRTDRSREARQFGGLPHLGQCLLLARRLVEAGVRLVTVGTGRRFDQSWDTHRQHFPLLKRSLLPYFDRAFSALLEDLDARGLLAETLVVAMGEFGRTPKLGQITSGAGADAAGRDHWPHCYTVLFAGGGVRGGTVYGQSDRWAAYPAHDPVTPDDVAATLYRAMGIDAETRIVDPLGRPQSIALGQPINEIFASQPPTARKAPK
- a CDS encoding glutamate-1-semialdehyde 2,1-aminomutase, with the protein product MALMRTEQQFETARQYLAGGVSASIRVNRALGRPMYFDRAEGCRLWDLDGRDYLDLCTSHGATLLGHGDPQVRAAVDAVLARGAACSYENELHAELARLICETVPCCQRVRFTGSGTEATMHCIRLARAFTGRPKLLKFEGNFHGYHDQVMFALGTPADRLGPEEAPTAFPASTGITHGIEEQLVLAPYNRPELLERIIRRHAHELAAVICEPVWYNAGCIVPTADFVAALRGLTRQHGILLIFDEVLSSFRMAAGGAQEYLGVTPDLCTLGKAVGGGFPLSAFGGRRDIMDRLMPQGDCQHSGTYSGHPVPVAAGLAALARYREAGFYVHIHALGKRLMDGLNELFARHGVPGRVYGLGARFGIYFGIEQPQTYRDLLAHRRDLMLAFVRAAIEEGVYFHDYGGAPCHHGFCAAMTLDDVDEALRRLGQAIAKMQT